The Streptomyces kanamyceticus genome window below encodes:
- a CDS encoding VOC family protein, which yields MSADQSAELLGFDNVLFPVGDLGEAVGFYERAGFPVSFRLDELGLAILKVGKETPGVLLRREDGITPRTPPWPSPRVWLEVRDARAKGRALADAGIPLLAPPFSVATGWTVEIADPWGNVVGFTDYLKRPELART from the coding sequence CTGTCCGCTGACCAGTCCGCAGAGCTGCTCGGCTTCGACAACGTCCTGTTCCCCGTCGGCGACCTCGGCGAGGCCGTCGGGTTCTACGAGCGGGCCGGGTTCCCCGTCTCCTTCCGGCTCGACGAGCTCGGGCTCGCCATCTTGAAGGTGGGCAAGGAGACGCCCGGCGTCCTGCTGCGCAGGGAGGACGGCATCACCCCGCGTACGCCGCCGTGGCCCTCGCCCCGCGTATGGCTGGAGGTCAGGGACGCCCGCGCCAAGGGCCGCGCCCTCGCCGACGCGGGAATCCCCCTGCTCGCCCCGCCGTTCTCCGTCGCCACGGGGTGGACCGTGGAGATCGCCGACCCGTGGGGGAACGTCGTGGGATTCACGGACTACCTCAAGCGCCCGGAGCTGGCACGGACTTAG
- a CDS encoding sensor histidine kinase, producing MHSLRARLTLVNVALLALGIVAAAAVSLMGMRHYVLANVDTQLATSRESLERMGFTMKQIEYLSELGVALDKLSPGSGDTKGLPSADSVFVAVGPAGKPLAIGTLEPTARQRALADAVDDPAALAASGDPHDVTLGGTPYRAVGARLKDGTTVLLATSTESLHSGIKKALKLDAAFGVVLLGLLAVLTMLAAHHRLRPLEDMVETASAIAEGDLTRRVPSRPDAVTETEQLRVALNSMLHQVESAFETRERSEDRLRRFVADASHELRTPLSAIRGYLQLYDKGMLADPEERTRAWGRVNAETDRMSRLVDELLTLARLDQRPELRLRDVDLSRLVREAADDLRAQDPLRPLTVHADGPLLVRADESGLRKVLGNLITNVRVHTPPSTPVTLEAERTAGSVRLRVTDEGPGLTPEDATRIFDRFFRTGGGAGSGLGLAIVRAVVTAHGGEVAVRTAPGAGLAVVVTLPVGGEGIGGPPAPGPL from the coding sequence ATGCACTCGCTGCGGGCCCGGCTCACCCTCGTGAACGTGGCGCTCCTCGCCCTCGGCATCGTCGCCGCGGCGGCCGTGAGCCTCATGGGCATGCGCCACTACGTGCTCGCCAACGTGGACACGCAACTGGCCACGTCACGCGAGTCGTTGGAACGCATGGGATTCACCATGAAGCAGATCGAGTACCTCAGCGAACTCGGGGTGGCCCTGGACAAACTCTCCCCCGGCAGCGGGGACACGAAGGGACTCCCCAGCGCGGACAGCGTGTTCGTCGCGGTCGGCCCCGCCGGGAAGCCGCTGGCGATCGGCACCCTCGAACCGACGGCGCGCCAGCGCGCACTGGCCGACGCCGTCGACGACCCCGCCGCGCTGGCCGCCTCCGGAGACCCGCACGACGTCACCCTGGGCGGCACCCCCTACCGCGCGGTGGGCGCGCGCCTCAAGGACGGCACGACCGTCCTGCTGGCCACCTCTACGGAGAGCCTGCATTCCGGCATCAAGAAGGCCCTCAAACTCGACGCCGCCTTCGGAGTGGTCCTGTTGGGGCTCCTGGCCGTCCTGACGATGCTCGCCGCGCACCACCGCCTCCGCCCCCTGGAGGACATGGTGGAGACCGCGTCCGCGATCGCCGAGGGCGACCTGACGCGCCGCGTCCCCTCCCGCCCCGACGCGGTCACCGAGACCGAACAGCTGCGCGTGGCCCTCAACTCCATGCTCCACCAGGTCGAATCGGCCTTCGAGACCCGCGAACGCAGCGAGGACCGCCTGCGCCGCTTCGTCGCGGACGCCTCGCACGAGCTGCGTACGCCGCTGTCCGCGATCCGCGGCTACCTCCAGCTGTACGACAAGGGGATGCTGGCCGACCCGGAGGAGCGCACGCGCGCGTGGGGGCGCGTCAACGCCGAGACGGACCGGATGAGCCGCCTGGTCGACGAACTCCTGACCCTGGCCCGCTTGGACCAGCGCCCCGAACTGCGGCTGCGGGACGTCGACCTGAGCCGCCTCGTCCGGGAGGCGGCGGACGACTTGCGGGCCCAGGACCCCCTACGCCCGCTCACGGTCCACGCGGACGGCCCGCTCCTGGTCCGCGCCGACGAATCGGGCCTGCGCAAGGTACTCGGCAACCTCATCACCAACGTCCGCGTGCACACCCCGCCATCGACACCCGTCACGCTCGAAGCGGAGCGCACCGCCGGGTCCGTACGACTACGCGTCACGGACGAGGGCCCCGGCCTCACCCCCGAGGACGCCACAAGAATCTTCGACCGCTTCTTCCGCACGGGCGGGGGCGCGGGCAGCGGGTTGGGCCTGGCGATCGTACGGGCCGTAGTCACGGCACACGGCGGTGAGGTGGCGGTACGTACGGCGCCGGGGGCGGGGCTTGCGGTGGTGGTTACGTTGCCGGTGGGGGGTGAGGGGATTGGCGGGCCCCCCGCGCCGGGCCCCCTGTGA
- a CDS encoding family 20 glycosylhydrolase: MPRRSSRSLAVRAVLAVTLLAGALALPSGAEAAPSGGSDPAPVTVPTLRNWQGAKGTWELTRATRIVVARGSGQAALRPTAALLADELAAQEGIRPKVVTGSPRPYDIVLRIGGGEVPESAEGYALAVGADLRITARERQGVFYGTRTLLQALRTAPTAHTVARGTATDWPTHASRGQMLDVGRKYFPLDYLKQQIRQSAWYKLNTFHLHLSDWNGYRIESAKHPGIVAEQHYTKGELRDLEEYAARYGVTIVPEIDLPGHAVAIGDARPDLAFACEPMARPDNSWEGSDRGHWTLDYTKPATRAFAKDLIAEVAEIFPRSPYLHIGTDELPGTAAQNACPELVAYQKEKGYPHPGDVLVEYIDELDAAVRSHGKTTQIWQWWDFQQETSIDPDKRIVVNEWLSGPEGRAAQGYQVAGSQDGPLYVSPGFGAKPGSYGFFDVRTTYRDYPFTTAPGIQGYRVSRWSDHTQTFAVGWVDHFARRPLAVVADRTWATPAGSDVRPFLDRYDQVGDAVPVRAADPGDLASQIGANPGMLPGSGFTATATSEESAGEPGGASRAVDNDPYTHWHSAYGAALPQELTVDLGAERRIAGIRYLPRQDGGVNGLVKEYEVRVPDGSASAWRTVAHGAFPADRTEFTVPFAATKARRVMLRVLSEHGGEGTYAAVAELDVVRAR; the protein is encoded by the coding sequence ATGCCTCGTCGTAGCTCCCGCTCCCTCGCCGTCAGGGCGGTTCTCGCCGTCACGCTCCTCGCCGGTGCGCTGGCGCTGCCGTCCGGCGCCGAGGCGGCTCCGAGCGGCGGCAGCGATCCAGCGCCCGTGACCGTGCCCACGCTGCGGAACTGGCAGGGCGCGAAGGGAACCTGGGAGCTGACCCGGGCCACCCGGATCGTCGTGGCGCGGGGCTCGGGGCAGGCCGCCCTGCGCCCCACCGCCGCCCTGCTCGCGGACGAACTCGCCGCGCAGGAGGGCATCCGGCCGAAGGTGGTGACGGGCAGCCCACGCCCGTACGACATCGTGCTGCGCATCGGCGGCGGCGAAGTGCCCGAGTCCGCCGAGGGGTACGCGCTGGCCGTCGGCGCCGACCTGCGCATCACGGCCCGCGAGCGCCAAGGAGTCTTCTACGGCACGCGTACGCTGCTCCAGGCCCTGCGCACCGCGCCGACCGCGCACACCGTGGCGCGCGGCACGGCGACCGACTGGCCCACCCACGCCTCGCGCGGCCAGATGCTCGACGTGGGCCGCAAGTACTTCCCCCTCGACTATCTGAAGCAGCAGATCCGCCAGTCGGCCTGGTACAAGCTGAACACCTTCCACCTGCACCTCTCGGACTGGAACGGCTACCGGATCGAGAGCGCGAAGCATCCCGGGATCGTCGCCGAACAGCACTACACCAAGGGGGAGTTGCGCGACCTGGAGGAGTACGCCGCGCGGTACGGCGTCACGATCGTCCCGGAGATCGACCTGCCGGGCCACGCCGTCGCGATCGGTGACGCCCGCCCCGACCTGGCGTTCGCCTGCGAGCCGATGGCGCGTCCGGACAACAGCTGGGAGGGCTCGGACCGCGGCCACTGGACGCTCGACTACACCAAGCCGGCCACCCGCGCGTTCGCCAAGGACCTGATCGCCGAGGTCGCGGAGATCTTCCCGCGCAGCCCCTACCTGCACATCGGCACGGACGAACTCCCGGGGACCGCCGCGCAGAACGCCTGCCCCGAACTCGTCGCGTACCAGAAGGAGAAGGGCTACCCGCACCCCGGCGACGTCCTCGTGGAGTACATCGACGAGCTGGACGCGGCGGTGCGTTCGCACGGCAAGACGACACAGATCTGGCAGTGGTGGGACTTCCAGCAGGAGACGAGCATCGACCCGGACAAGCGGATCGTCGTCAACGAGTGGCTGTCGGGCCCCGAGGGCCGTGCCGCGCAGGGCTATCAGGTGGCGGGCTCGCAGGACGGCCCGCTGTACGTCTCCCCCGGCTTCGGCGCCAAGCCGGGCAGCTACGGCTTCTTCGACGTACGCACGACCTACCGCGACTACCCCTTCACGACGGCGCCCGGCATCCAGGGCTACCGCGTGTCCCGCTGGTCCGACCACACCCAGACCTTCGCCGTCGGCTGGGTCGACCACTTCGCGCGCCGCCCGCTCGCCGTGGTCGCCGACCGCACCTGGGCGACCCCCGCGGGCTCCGACGTACGCCCCTTCCTCGACCGGTACGACCAGGTCGGTGACGCCGTGCCGGTGCGGGCGGCCGACCCCGGCGACCTCGCATCGCAGATCGGGGCGAACCCCGGGATGCTGCCGGGATCCGGCTTCACCGCCACCGCGACGAGCGAGGAGAGCGCGGGCGAGCCGGGCGGGGCGTCGCGCGCCGTCGACAACGACCCGTACACGCACTGGCACTCCGCCTACGGCGCCGCGCTCCCGCAGGAGTTGACCGTCGACCTCGGCGCCGAGCGGCGCATCGCGGGGATCCGCTACCTGCCGCGCCAGGACGGCGGCGTGAACGGGCTGGTCAAGGAGTACGAGGTGCGCGTGCCGGACGGCTCCGCCTCCGCCTGGCGGACCGTCGCCCACGGCGCCTTCCCCGCCGACCGCACGGAGTTCACCGTGCCGTTCGCGGCCACGAAGGCCCGGCGCGTGATGCTGCGCGTCCTGAGCGAGCACGGCGGCGAAGGGACGTACGCGGCGGTGGCGGAGCTGGATGTGGTGCGGGCGAGGTAG
- a CDS encoding ATP-binding protein — translation MLRRDVFRLPPHPASVPLARTRVRDHLSAWGQAPGKGALDDTVLLVSELATNAILHGPVTERDFEVAVTVLADGACFIEVSDEGLSGPEPRGSGGWEDEGGRGLRLLDALADAWGVWRRGGDGKTVWALVRG, via the coding sequence TTGTTGAGACGTGATGTCTTCCGCCTGCCACCGCACCCGGCGTCCGTGCCGCTCGCCCGGACCCGGGTGCGTGATCATTTGTCGGCCTGGGGGCAGGCGCCGGGGAAGGGGGCGCTCGACGACACCGTGCTGCTCGTGTCGGAGCTCGCGACGAACGCGATCCTCCACGGGCCCGTCACCGAGCGAGATTTCGAGGTCGCGGTGACGGTGCTCGCCGACGGGGCGTGCTTCATCGAGGTGTCCGACGAGGGACTCTCCGGGCCTGAGCCGCGCGGCTCGGGTGGCTGGGAGGACGAGGGCGGCCGCGGCCTGCGCCTTCTCGACGCGCTCGCGGACGCGTGGGGTGTGTGGCGGCGCGGTGGCGACGGCAAGACGGTCTGGGCGCTGGTGCGGGGGTGA
- a CDS encoding succinate dehydrogenase iron-sulfur subunit, producing the protein MATPTMDKLEALEADSTSSHLITVTFRIRRFNPEVSADASWEDFQLEIDPKERVLDALHKIKWDLDGTLTFRRSCAHGICGSDAMRINGKNRLACKTLIKDVNPAKPVTVEPIKGLTVLKDLVVDMDPFFQAYRDVMPFLVTKGNEPTRERLQTAEDRERFDDTTKCILCAACTSSCPVFWNDGQYFGPAAIVNAHRFIFDSRDEAGEQRLEILNDKDGVWRCRTTFNCTDACPRGIEVTKAIQEVKRALITRRF; encoded by the coding sequence ATGGCTACCCCGACGATGGACAAGCTGGAGGCCCTCGAGGCCGACTCCACGTCCTCCCACCTGATCACGGTCACGTTCCGGATCCGCCGCTTCAACCCCGAGGTCTCGGCCGACGCCAGCTGGGAAGACTTCCAGCTGGAGATCGACCCGAAGGAGCGCGTCCTGGACGCCCTCCACAAGATCAAGTGGGACCTGGACGGCACGCTGACGTTCCGCCGCTCCTGCGCGCACGGCATCTGCGGCTCGGACGCCATGCGCATCAACGGCAAGAACCGCCTCGCCTGCAAGACCCTGATCAAGGACGTCAACCCGGCCAAGCCGGTCACGGTCGAGCCCATCAAGGGCCTGACGGTCCTGAAGGACCTGGTCGTCGACATGGACCCGTTCTTCCAGGCCTACCGCGACGTGATGCCGTTCCTGGTCACCAAGGGCAACGAGCCGACGCGCGAGCGTCTGCAGACGGCCGAGGACCGCGAGCGCTTCGACGACACGACCAAGTGCATCCTGTGCGCCGCGTGCACCTCGTCGTGCCCGGTGTTCTGGAACGACGGCCAGTACTTCGGCCCGGCCGCGATCGTCAACGCGCACCGCTTCATCTTCGACTCGCGCGACGAGGCGGGCGAGCAGCGCCTGGAGATCCTCAACGACAAGGACGGCGTGTGGCGCTGCCGCACGACGTTCAACTGCACGGACGCCTGCCCGCGCGGCATCGAGGTCACCAAGGCGATCCAGGAGGTCAAGCGCGCGCTGATCACGCGTCGCTTCTGA
- a CDS encoding MFS transporter codes for MSRFLPQLLLPQLLLRNRSFRLLFLGRSLSLVGDAVIPAALTLAVLRATGSTSDLALVLGCAMGPRLLLLPLGGVVGDRFDARTVALLTDVTRCATQLFVGIELLGGDPQLWHIAAASAVGGAASAFSMPTLPPLITGTVAEQDRLGANSLLGVVKSGTALGGPVLAGLLVAFAGPGWAFVLDAASFAVSACLLSVLRLHRAAPVESVGRSSLRKDLVEGWQEVRGRDWYWTSLLGHSAWNGAAAVLMTLGPAVAVAELGGEGVWIWLLEVGAVGLLLGSLLAGRARPRRPVLMANLGLSTYALPLALLACQAPAPAVIAAYGLAQAGLGFLSPVWDTSVQAAIPAGALARVTSYDWLLSMAAMPLGYVLAPLAADAWGPGVPLGIAAVLVAVACAGTAAVPGVRRFALPARPAEAEADGALV; via the coding sequence ATGTCCCGGTTCCTGCCTCAACTCCTCCTGCCTCAACTCCTCTTGCGAAACCGTTCCTTCCGCCTCCTCTTCCTCGGCCGCTCCCTGTCCCTCGTCGGCGACGCCGTCATCCCGGCCGCGCTCACCCTCGCCGTGCTCCGCGCCACCGGGTCCACCTCCGACCTCGCCCTCGTCCTCGGCTGCGCGATGGGACCCCGGCTGCTCCTGCTGCCGCTCGGCGGTGTCGTCGGCGACCGGTTCGACGCCCGCACCGTCGCGCTCCTCACCGACGTCACACGCTGCGCGACACAGCTCTTCGTAGGCATCGAACTGCTCGGCGGGGATCCTCAGTTGTGGCACATCGCCGCCGCCTCGGCCGTCGGCGGGGCCGCGTCCGCCTTCTCCATGCCGACCCTGCCGCCGCTCATCACCGGCACCGTCGCCGAACAGGACAGGCTCGGCGCCAACTCACTGCTCGGCGTGGTCAAGAGCGGCACCGCCCTCGGCGGACCCGTGCTCGCCGGGCTGCTCGTCGCGTTCGCGGGCCCCGGCTGGGCCTTCGTCCTCGACGCCGCCTCCTTCGCCGTCAGCGCGTGCCTCCTGTCGGTGCTCCGCCTCCACCGCGCCGCCCCCGTGGAATCCGTCGGCCGGAGCTCCCTGCGCAAGGACCTCGTCGAGGGCTGGCAGGAGGTGCGCGGCCGCGACTGGTACTGGACGAGCCTGCTCGGCCACTCCGCGTGGAACGGGGCCGCGGCCGTCCTGATGACCCTCGGACCCGCCGTCGCCGTCGCGGAGTTGGGCGGCGAGGGGGTCTGGATCTGGCTCCTGGAGGTCGGCGCCGTCGGCCTCCTCCTCGGCTCCCTGCTCGCCGGGCGCGCCCGGCCCCGGCGTCCTGTGCTCATGGCCAACCTCGGGCTCTCGACGTACGCGCTGCCGCTCGCCCTGCTCGCCTGCCAGGCCCCGGCCCCGGCCGTCATCGCCGCCTACGGCCTGGCCCAGGCCGGTCTCGGCTTCCTCAGCCCCGTGTGGGACACCTCGGTACAGGCGGCGATACCGGCCGGGGCGCTGGCCCGCGTCACCTCGTACGACTGGCTGCTCTCGATGGCCGCGATGCCCCTGGGATACGTCCTGGCGCCCCTGGCGGCGGACGCCTGGGGGCCCGGGGTCCCCCTGGGGATCGCGGCCGTCCTGGTGGCCGTGGCGTGCGCGGGGACGGCGGCGGTGCCGGGGGTGCGCCGCTTCGCGCTCCCTGCACGCCCGGCGGAAGCTGAGGCGGACGGCGCCCTCGTCTGA
- a CDS encoding MMPL family transporter codes for MARWCLRHRLVVLVLWVGALLGLGTAGTQAGTDYSNVFSLPDTDSKQAYDLMTKAFPERSGDTDTVVWRVSEGSVRDADVRSRIEPELTRIAGMAGVGEVASPYASQRAGAAQISEDGRIAYAEVTFGKQADAVPKALVEDVVDTARAAGRDGLQVELGGQAITRVQEPPTGTAELVGIAAAAIVLFLAFGALFAMLLPIVVAVFGVGLGMLSTMLLSHVADIPEVAPLLGSLIGLGVGIDYALFIVTRHRRGILRGLAPEESAVRAMNTSGRAVIFAGGTVCIALAGMLVMNMRFLDGVVIAASLTVVLSVLAATTLLPALLGLLGPRVLSRRQRRALAAAGPESEEPNGLAARWSSYVQRRPRPIALLAVAVMAVLALPLLSLRLGATDQGNHQESTTTRQAYDMLAEGFGPGFNGPLQVVAERAGKAATGDLVERIRATEGVARVAAAPPADGISVIQVVPTTSPQSEETDRLIDRLRDDVIPEAGVEAHVGGVTAVFKDFAAVTADRLPYFVGAIIGLGFLLLLVAFRSLVVPLTAALMNLIAAAASFGVLVAIFQWGWGTELLGIGKEGPITAFLPVIMLSLLFGLSMDYQVFLVSRMHEEWVHTKDNARAVRVGLAETSRVINCAALIMICVFSAFVLSGDLEGAMAGIGLAAAVALDAFILRTALVPAVMHLLGRANWWLPAGLEKRLPHLAVEPRESDSEPDPGPDPGPDPAPVPGPSLETVPHARVPQMDAPRGASVVHGFVRTADGEPLQGAILTLLSKGGRQLDRVTSLADGSYIVAAPAPGAHLLAATAPGHASSARHVMVGDEPLTYDVTLTGDGVDAVN; via the coding sequence TTGGCGCGCTGGTGCCTGCGGCACCGGCTGGTGGTCCTGGTGCTGTGGGTGGGGGCACTGTTAGGTCTGGGTACGGCCGGTACGCAGGCGGGCACCGACTACTCGAACGTCTTCTCCCTGCCGGACACCGATTCCAAACAGGCGTACGACCTGATGACCAAGGCGTTCCCGGAGCGCTCGGGCGACACGGACACCGTGGTGTGGCGGGTCTCCGAGGGGTCCGTGCGGGACGCGGACGTACGGTCCAGGATCGAGCCCGAGCTGACGCGGATCGCGGGCATGGCGGGCGTCGGCGAGGTCGCGAGTCCGTACGCGTCCCAGCGGGCGGGCGCCGCGCAGATCAGCGAGGACGGACGGATCGCCTACGCGGAGGTGACCTTCGGCAAGCAGGCGGACGCCGTGCCGAAGGCCCTGGTCGAGGACGTGGTGGACACCGCGCGGGCGGCCGGGCGGGACGGCCTCCAGGTCGAACTGGGCGGCCAGGCGATCACCCGCGTCCAGGAGCCGCCCACCGGCACCGCCGAGCTGGTCGGCATCGCCGCCGCCGCGATCGTCCTCTTCCTGGCCTTCGGGGCGCTCTTCGCGATGCTGCTGCCCATCGTCGTCGCGGTCTTCGGAGTCGGCCTCGGCATGCTGTCGACGATGCTGCTCAGCCACGTCGCGGACATCCCCGAAGTGGCGCCGCTGCTCGGCTCGTTGATCGGTCTCGGCGTCGGCATCGACTACGCCCTGTTCATCGTCACGCGGCACCGGCGCGGCATCCTGCGCGGGCTCGCGCCCGAGGAGTCCGCGGTGCGGGCGATGAACACCTCGGGGCGCGCGGTCATCTTCGCGGGCGGCACGGTGTGCATCGCGCTCGCCGGGATGCTCGTGATGAACATGCGCTTCCTGGACGGCGTGGTCATCGCCGCGTCCCTCACCGTGGTCCTGAGCGTCCTCGCCGCGACCACCCTGCTGCCCGCGCTCCTCGGCCTGCTCGGGCCGCGCGTGCTCAGCCGCCGCCAGCGCCGCGCACTCGCCGCTGCAGGGCCGGAGTCGGAGGAGCCGAACGGGCTCGCGGCGCGCTGGTCCTCGTACGTCCAGCGCAGGCCCCGGCCGATCGCGCTGCTCGCCGTGGCGGTGATGGCGGTGCTCGCGCTGCCGCTGCTCTCGCTGCGGCTCGGCGCGACCGACCAGGGCAACCACCAGGAGTCGACGACGACCCGGCAGGCGTACGACATGCTGGCCGAAGGATTCGGGCCCGGCTTCAACGGGCCGCTCCAAGTGGTCGCCGAACGGGCCGGCAAGGCGGCCACCGGGGACCTGGTGGAGCGGATCCGTGCCACCGAAGGCGTCGCGCGGGTCGCCGCCGCGCCGCCCGCCGACGGCATCTCGGTCATCCAGGTGGTGCCCACGACCTCGCCCCAGTCCGAGGAGACCGACCGGCTCATCGACCGCCTCAGGGACGACGTGATCCCCGAAGCGGGGGTCGAGGCCCACGTGGGCGGGGTGACGGCGGTGTTCAAGGACTTCGCCGCGGTGACCGCCGACCGGCTGCCCTACTTCGTGGGAGCCATCATCGGGCTGGGCTTCCTGCTGTTGCTGGTCGCCTTCCGCTCCCTCGTGGTGCCGCTGACCGCGGCCCTGATGAACCTGATCGCGGCGGCCGCGTCCTTCGGAGTGCTCGTCGCGATCTTCCAGTGGGGCTGGGGGACCGAACTGCTCGGCATCGGCAAGGAGGGGCCCATCACCGCCTTCCTGCCGGTCATCATGCTCTCGCTGCTCTTCGGACTCTCGATGGACTACCAGGTGTTCCTGGTGAGCCGCATGCACGAGGAGTGGGTGCACACCAAGGACAACGCCCGTGCCGTGCGGGTGGGGCTCGCCGAGACCAGCAGGGTCATCAACTGCGCGGCCCTGATCATGATCTGTGTGTTCTCCGCGTTCGTGCTGAGCGGCGACCTGGAGGGCGCCATGGCGGGCATCGGGCTCGCCGCGGCGGTGGCCCTGGACGCGTTCATCCTGCGCACGGCCCTGGTCCCTGCCGTGATGCATCTGCTCGGCCGCGCCAACTGGTGGCTGCCCGCGGGTCTGGAGAAGCGGCTTCCGCACCTGGCGGTGGAGCCGCGCGAGTCGGACTCGGAGCCAGACCCGGGGCCGGACCCGGGGCCGGACCCGGCGCCGGTGCCGGGTCCGTCGCTCGAAACCGTGCCCCACGCGCGCGTGCCTCAGATGGACGCACCCAGGGGCGCGTCGGTGGTGCACGGTTTCGTCCGCACCGCCGACGGCGAACCGCTCCAGGGCGCGATCCTCACGCTGCTCTCCAAGGGCGGGCGCCAACTGGACCGCGTCACGTCCCTGGCCGACGGCTCGTACATCGTCGCGGCCCCCGCGCCTGGCGCCCACCTGCTCGCGGCCACGGCCCCAGGACACGCATCCAGCGCCCGCCACGTGATGGTCGGTGACGAGCCACTGACGTACGACGTGACGCTGACCGGGGACGGGGTGGACGCCGTGAACTGA
- a CDS encoding MarR family winged helix-turn-helix transcriptional regulator: MADAKKSGDRHRDQDWTDGHLERWLPVLPTLDPDVEGAVTRMKKLTVHLRRVREQSLTDFDLDRHEFDTLHKLAGRGGSATPSELAADLDLAPASVTGRLDGLERRGLIRRTPSKRDRRRVDVGLTEQGRVTWLGAMGVVGHEEDRLFGVLPKEERAQLSDMLRRIMVLAEEGGGAGWDRS, encoded by the coding sequence ATGGCGGATGCGAAGAAGAGCGGGGACCGGCACCGGGATCAGGACTGGACGGACGGGCACCTGGAGCGATGGCTCCCGGTCCTGCCCACCCTCGACCCGGACGTCGAAGGCGCCGTCACGCGCATGAAGAAGCTGACCGTCCACCTGCGCCGGGTCCGTGAGCAGTCCCTGACCGACTTCGACCTGGATCGCCACGAGTTCGACACCCTGCACAAGCTGGCGGGCCGCGGCGGTTCGGCGACCCCCTCCGAACTGGCCGCCGACCTGGACCTGGCACCCGCCTCCGTGACCGGCCGCCTGGACGGCCTGGAGCGCCGCGGCCTGATCCGCCGCACGCCCTCCAAGAGGGACCGCCGCAGGGTCGACGTGGGGCTCACGGAGCAGGGCAGGGTGACCTGGCTCGGCGCGATGGGTGTGGTGGGCCACGAGGAGGACCGGCTGTTCGGAGTGCTCCCGAAGGAGGAGCGCGCCCAGCTCTCGGACATGCTGCGCCGGATCATGGTGCTGGCGGAGGAGGGCGGCGGGGCGGGCTGGGACCGCTCCTGA
- a CDS encoding response regulator transcription factor has translation MSHAEDARGTDVGRTRDATVLVVEDEPSIADILAIALRYHRFDVMVAATVREALEHAGRTRPDVALLDVMLPDGDGRALGRELRARLPEVGVVFLTARDAPAEIVGALGFGDDYITKPFNIDEVVARIGAVLRRTRARDVLPERPPLRYGDLELDETTYLVRRAGRTAQLTPTEYALLRFLVRNGGRVVSKEQLLRHVWSYEHTAESTVVETYISYLRRKLNAIGPPLITTRRGVGYGLA, from the coding sequence ATGAGCCACGCCGAAGACGCCCGTGGAACAGATGTCGGACGGACGCGCGACGCGACCGTCCTCGTCGTCGAGGACGAGCCGAGCATCGCGGACATCCTGGCCATCGCCCTGCGCTACCACCGCTTCGACGTGATGGTCGCGGCCACCGTGCGCGAGGCGCTCGAACACGCCGGGCGCACCCGGCCCGACGTGGCGCTGCTCGACGTGATGCTGCCGGACGGCGACGGCAGGGCGCTCGGCAGGGAACTGCGGGCGCGCCTGCCGGAGGTGGGGGTCGTCTTCCTGACCGCGCGGGACGCGCCCGCCGAGATCGTCGGCGCGCTCGGCTTCGGCGACGACTACATCACCAAGCCGTTCAACATCGACGAGGTGGTGGCCCGCATCGGCGCGGTCCTGCGCCGCACCAGAGCGCGCGACGTGCTCCCGGAGCGCCCGCCACTGCGCTACGGAGACCTGGAACTGGACGAGACGACGTACCTGGTGCGCCGCGCGGGCCGCACGGCGCAGCTCACCCCCACCGAGTACGCCCTGCTGCGCTTCCTGGTGCGCAACGGCGGCCGCGTCGTCTCCAAGGAGCAGCTCCTGCGCCACGTATGGAGCTACGAGCACACGGCGGAGTCGACCGTCGTGGAGACCTACATCAGCTATCTGCGGCGCAAACTGAACGCCATCGGGCCGCCGCTGATCACGACGCGGCGGGGCGTCGGATACGGGCTCGCGTGA